The Osmerus eperlanus chromosome 22, fOsmEpe2.1, whole genome shotgun sequence genome window below encodes:
- the LOC134009118 gene encoding LOW QUALITY PROTEIN: gig2-like protein DreN (The sequence of the model RefSeq protein was modified relative to this genomic sequence to represent the inferred CDS: inserted 1 base in 1 codon), which produces FNGWETVCEKQRFLKPGQTPRRSQGYTMYHGTHRNNANAIITGGFQCSRGGLLGPGVYCSRDITKAQQYPRLCSSQDRIVFQLKVRVGKVKKMDHQNSVMWSKWQQNXYDTAWLPPQVTGLEEDCVADPRRVTVMGVVYSSDAATKQALEQLIEQQKKHGRGHEQGGSGDGDRCKMCGIWAQDSHTLEVCWVCGIQICPFMIKHVCRSSS; this is translated from the exons TTTAACGGCTGGGAGACAGTCTGTGAGAAGCAGCGGTTCCTGAAGCCAGGACAGACACCACGGCGCAGTCAAGGATACACCATGTACCACGGCACTCACCGCAACAACGCCAACGCCATCATCACAGGGGGGTTCCAATGCTCCCGGGGTGGTTTGCTCGGCCCGGGGGTCTACTGCAGCCGAGACATCACCAAAGCACAACAATACCCTAGGTTGTGTTCATCTCAGGATCGGATAGTGTTTCAACTCAAGGTCCGGGTAGGGAAAGTGAAGAAGATGGATCATCAGAACAGTGTGATGTGGTCAAAGTGGCAGCAAA GTTATGATACGGCATGGTTACCTCCCCAAGTCACCGGACTCGAGGAGGATTGTGTGGCAGACCCCAGGAGGGTGACAGTGATGGGCGTTGTGTACAGCAGTGACGCAGCCACCAAACAGGCCCTTGAGCAGCTGATTGAGCAGCAGAAAAAGCATGGTAGGGGGCATGAGCAAGGAGGCTCAGGTGATGGGGATAGGTGTAAAATGTGTGGAATTTGGGCGCAGGACAGCCACACCCTGGAGGTGTGCTGGGTATGTGGCATACAGATCTGCCCTTTTATGATAAAACATGTTTGTCGAAGCAGCAGTTGA